A DNA window from Akkermansiaceae bacterium contains the following coding sequences:
- a CDS encoding response regulator has translation MPDTVVHHHENSAEFKRLFRDYEGRIAVSNSRRAALLAAIFMLGGCTLDYVVFPELGNSFLLIRIASFILLGTIFLHLGRIDVEDRGHFISAGIAVIPLIAICAMIVRTGGGNSMYYAGLSLVLVGLSLLLRWSFRKSLAMISVCLVFYALSVSLAKEPVNRQILFNNSYFLFVTSVFVVAGSYFYEQLRFREFALRNEVEKSHELLESQNKQLSELDEAKTHFFANISHELRTPLTIMLGITERLKASLLKQPPDAKMTEMTQMLEQNGLRLLKLIDDLLDLVRFDTGHTDINTLATAMDAHLDGLLLSLRHLAEQDRVSLVWEGKSDVGRVMLDRDKFDKILLNLVINAIKFTPSRGVIDVKVDIKEGRLLLTVEDTGVGIAPHILPRIFERFWQVDTSSTRKFQGAGIGLALVRSLTQAMEGEITVDSQPGVGTKFTVNFPVETAPETTEVEIEEPLKHGGKIADLHRRAAMAVPGKIQSTTPSAPTGGLRAPHLPVSIGGRPSTARPLVLIADDEPDIRRFLRMQLEDVDVIEAADGAEAFQLAQQRQPQLALLDQMMPEMDGVEACRRIRENHTTRSTAIIILTARADEQTKLNALQAGANDFLTKPFSTAELSLRLSNQLAMARIRRELLDLNTELQSAIEQIKENEVAMVRNEKLSSLGRMSAGIIHEINNPLNYATAGLHALATFTRSLPDKDQEDFEDILKDIREGVERVSQIVIDLRQFTREDNGISGDADLTEVIARSQRMVSHQVGKEISFKLTAPPHAMIRGNANQLVQVFVNFFQNSIDAIHERPAVPEPAPGHIDVTIEPVGEGWTLTVRDNGVGIPPENLQKIFDPFFTSKDVGKGMGLGLSITHQILQGHGAIVEVDSRPSQYTVFRLTFPGVASKQPEDSALDPVA, from the coding sequence ATGCCTGATACGGTCGTCCATCACCATGAGAACAGCGCTGAGTTCAAGCGCCTGTTCCGTGACTATGAAGGTCGCATCGCCGTCTCCAACTCGCGGCGGGCCGCGTTGCTGGCCGCGATCTTCATGCTCGGCGGGTGTACGCTGGACTACGTCGTTTTTCCGGAACTGGGCAACAGTTTCCTCCTCATCCGCATCGCCTCGTTCATCCTTCTTGGTACGATTTTCCTGCATCTCGGCAGGATCGACGTCGAGGACAGGGGGCATTTCATCTCCGCCGGCATCGCCGTGATCCCGCTCATCGCCATCTGTGCGATGATCGTGAGGACGGGTGGCGGCAACTCGATGTATTACGCGGGCCTCAGTCTCGTCCTTGTGGGACTCTCCCTGCTGCTGCGGTGGTCATTCAGGAAATCGCTGGCGATGATCAGCGTGTGCCTGGTTTTCTACGCCCTCAGCGTTTCGCTGGCGAAGGAACCCGTCAACCGGCAGATCCTTTTCAACAACAGCTATTTCCTTTTCGTCACCTCCGTCTTCGTCGTGGCGGGCAGCTATTTCTACGAGCAGCTCCGTTTCCGCGAATTCGCCCTGCGCAACGAGGTGGAGAAATCCCACGAACTGCTGGAGAGCCAGAACAAGCAGTTGAGCGAACTGGACGAGGCGAAGACCCACTTCTTCGCCAACATCAGCCACGAGTTGCGCACCCCTCTCACCATCATGCTCGGCATCACCGAGCGGCTGAAAGCGTCTCTCCTGAAGCAGCCTCCGGATGCGAAGATGACGGAGATGACCCAGATGCTGGAGCAGAACGGCCTCCGCCTCCTCAAGCTGATCGACGACCTGCTGGATCTCGTCCGGTTCGATACGGGCCACACCGACATCAACACCCTGGCCACGGCGATGGACGCCCATCTGGACGGCCTGCTGCTCTCACTGCGCCACCTGGCGGAACAGGACCGCGTCAGCCTGGTATGGGAAGGCAAATCCGACGTCGGGCGTGTCATGCTCGACCGCGACAAGTTCGACAAGATCCTGCTCAACCTGGTCATCAACGCCATCAAGTTCACCCCGTCCCGCGGAGTGATCGATGTGAAGGTGGACATCAAAGAAGGCCGTCTCCTGCTCACGGTGGAGGACACCGGAGTGGGCATCGCGCCCCATATCCTGCCGCGGATTTTCGAGCGATTCTGGCAGGTGGACACCTCCTCCACACGGAAGTTCCAGGGGGCGGGCATCGGCCTCGCATTGGTGCGCAGCCTCACGCAGGCAATGGAGGGCGAGATCACGGTGGACAGCCAACCGGGGGTCGGGACGAAATTCACCGTGAATTTCCCGGTCGAAACGGCTCCGGAAACGACCGAAGTCGAAATCGAGGAACCCCTCAAGCATGGCGGGAAAATCGCGGACCTCCACCGCCGCGCCGCCATGGCGGTACCCGGCAAGATCCAGTCCACCACACCATCCGCCCCCACCGGCGGGCTGCGGGCACCTCACCTGCCGGTTTCCATCGGTGGCCGCCCCAGCACCGCACGCCCGCTGGTTCTCATCGCGGACGATGAGCCGGACATCCGGCGCTTCCTGCGGATGCAGTTGGAGGATGTGGATGTCATCGAGGCTGCGGACGGCGCGGAGGCATTCCAGCTCGCCCAGCAGCGCCAGCCGCAACTCGCGCTTCTCGACCAGATGATGCCGGAAATGGACGGCGTGGAAGCCTGCCGCAGGATCCGCGAGAACCACACCACCCGCAGCACCGCCATCATCATCCTCACGGCCCGCGCGGATGAGCAGACGAAGCTCAACGCCCTCCAGGCCGGCGCGAACGACTTCCTCACCAAGCCGTTCTCCACGGCGGAACTGAGCCTCCGGCTTTCGAACCAGCTCGCCATGGCGCGCATCCGCCGGGAACTCCTGGATCTCAACACGGAACTCCAGTCCGCGATCGAGCAGATCAAGGAAAACGAAGTCGCGATGGTCCGGAACGAGAAGCTGTCCTCGCTGGGCCGGATGAGTGCCGGCATCATCCATGAGATCAACAACCCGCTGAACTACGCGACGGCAGGCCTCCATGCGCTCGCCACCTTCACCCGCTCGCTCCCGGACAAGGACCAGGAGGACTTCGAGGATATCCTGAAGGACATCCGTGAGGGCGTGGAACGGGTTTCCCAGATCGTCATCGACCTGCGCCAGTTCACCCGTGAGGACAACGGCATCAGCGGCGACGCGGACCTGACCGAAGTCATCGCCCGCTCCCAACGCATGGTGAGCCACCAGGTGGGCAAGGAGATCTCCTTCAAGTTGACCGCCCCACCCCATGCGATGATCCGCGGCAACGCGAACCAGCTCGTCCAGGTGTTCGTCAACTTCTTCCAGAACAGCATCGATGCCATCCATGAGCGCCCGGCCGTCCCCGAACCCGCTCCCGGACACATCGACGTCACCATCGAACCGGTCGGCGAAGGCTGGACCCTCACCGTGCGCGACAACGGCGTGGGCATCCCTCCGGAAAACCTCCAGAAGATCTTCGATCCGTTCTTCACCTCGAAGGACGTTGGAAAGGGCATGGGACTCGGCCTCTCCATCACCCACCAGATCCTCCAGGGACATGGCGCGATCGTGGAGGTGGACAGCCGCCCGTCCCAGTACACCGTGTTCCGGCTCACCTTCCCCGGCGTGGCTTCCAAGCAACCGGAAGATTCCGCTCTCGACCCTGTCGCCTGA
- a CDS encoding AraC family transcriptional regulator — MKRREVEITQKDGRLLVYFANDVFPASLPTIARESRFNATELCSRLGVSERHLRRLFEEGLGIGAKEWLRQERMVVARNLLREGTPIKEVATQLGFANYKNLNREFLAFYDISPSDYQRRELAKLKSPV; from the coding sequence GTGAAACGGCGCGAAGTCGAAATCACCCAGAAAGACGGAAGGCTGCTGGTCTATTTTGCGAATGATGTCTTCCCGGCATCACTCCCCACGATCGCCCGCGAAAGCCGTTTCAACGCAACGGAGCTTTGCTCCCGTCTCGGAGTGTCCGAGCGTCATCTGCGGCGTCTTTTCGAGGAAGGCCTCGGCATCGGCGCGAAGGAATGGCTCCGTCAGGAGCGCATGGTCGTGGCCCGCAACCTCCTGCGGGAGGGCACCCCCATCAAGGAAGTGGCCACCCAATTGGGTTTCGCCAACTACAAGAACCTCAACAGGGAGTTTCTGGCGTTCTACGACATCAGCCCGTCCGACTACCAGCGGCGGGAACTGGCGAAGCTGAAAAGCCCGGTCTGA
- a CDS encoding response regulator, translating into MSKDIDSYDYQRYAILFVDDEATTRKYFRRLFGEKFRILEAEDGVEALAVFKQHADEIGVIVTDQRMPNETGVGFLSKIADKYPDIIKILSTAYSDIDAAIGSVNQGGIFRYMTKPWDIPQLEVTLRRAMEFFTVKRERDALLGAKMQAMGNVLLSSRLASFALAPVCAGISLKRGAEAIASFLQTGVAGRRTGDDEESAFRSPDWARLHSRQIELATAPWRSNFPKLSPFPACRNALPPWAHNSPPPAPKTSSSAHQSWRPACRRNPTRPRSRWMHFSAGPTTAMSSHPRSGFWQPTWRSMMRAAPSAASAAKASRSTSRKPPPSHQPGLRARKPPSG; encoded by the coding sequence ATGAGCAAAGACATCGACTCCTACGACTATCAACGTTATGCCATTCTCTTCGTGGATGACGAGGCGACCACGCGGAAGTATTTCCGGCGCCTCTTCGGGGAGAAATTCCGCATTCTTGAAGCGGAAGACGGTGTGGAAGCCCTCGCGGTCTTCAAACAACATGCGGATGAGATCGGTGTCATCGTGACGGACCAGCGCATGCCGAATGAAACCGGTGTCGGCTTTCTCTCGAAGATCGCGGACAAATATCCGGACATCATCAAGATCCTCTCGACGGCCTACTCCGACATCGACGCGGCGATCGGCTCGGTCAACCAAGGTGGCATTTTCCGTTACATGACCAAGCCGTGGGACATCCCGCAACTGGAAGTGACGCTGCGCCGTGCGATGGAGTTCTTCACCGTCAAGCGTGAGCGCGACGCCCTCCTGGGCGCGAAAATGCAGGCCATGGGCAACGTGCTCCTCTCCAGCCGCCTGGCTTCATTCGCCCTCGCCCCCGTGTGTGCGGGCATCTCCCTGAAACGGGGGGCCGAGGCGATCGCCTCCTTCCTCCAGACCGGAGTGGCGGGACGCCGTACCGGGGATGATGAGGAATCCGCCTTCCGTTCCCCGGATTGGGCACGGCTCCACAGCCGCCAGATCGAGCTGGCGACCGCGCCCTGGAGAAGCAACTTTCCGAAGCTCTCGCCGTTTCCGGCCTGCAGGAACGCATTGCCGCCCTGGGCGCACAACTCACCGCCGCCGGCGCCGAAGACGTCCTCGTCGGCGCACCAGAGCTGGCGACCCGCGTGCAGGCGAAATCCGACCCGACCGCGAAGTCGTTGGATGCACTTCTCGGCCGGACCGACGACAGCGATGTCATCACATCCGCGGTCAGGATTCTGGCAGCCTACATGGCGGTCTATGATGCGGGCGGCACCATCCGCCGCATCCGCGGCGAAGGCCTCACGCTCGACGTCACGGAAGCCGCCTCCATCGCACCAGCCAGGACTCCGGGCGCGGAAACCGCCAAGTGGCTGA